In Paludibaculum fermentans, the genomic stretch TTCCTTGATCCCTGCCCTTGCCGCCGATCCTGCCCAAAAACAGTCCATCGCGCAGCGCGAATTCTTCTACATCGGCGGGCGATACCGCGGGGCAGGCGCCGGCGAGGTGATGACGGGCCAGATGTATGTCGAGGTCCTGCGCCCGGTAAAGATAAGGCGCAGGTACCCGCTGGTCTTGATTCACGGTGCAGGGCAGACGGCTACTAACTGGATGGGTACGCCGGATGGCCGCGCGGGGTGGGCCGATTACTTCCTCTCCGAGGGCTATGTGGTCTACATGGTGGATCAACCTGCCCGCGGACGTTCGGCTTGGCATTCGTCGACCAACCCCATGCTTACGGCCATGTCTCCCGCAATGGTCGCGCAGCGATTCACCGCGCCTGAGGTCAACGGTAATTGGCCGCAGGCGAAGAAACATACGCAGTGGCCGGGCTCCGGTCCGGGCAAGGGCCAAAAGGGCGATCCGATCTTCGACGCCTTTTACGCGACTCAGGTCGAATATGTCGCCAGCAACGCCGAGACCGAGCCCATGATGCAGGCTGCCAGCACAGCTCTCCTGGATCGAATCGGGCCCGCTGTCATTCTGACGCATTCGCAGGCGGGACTGTTCGGCTGGCCGCTGGCGGATGCCAGACCAAAGCTGGTGAAAGGGATCGTGGCAGTGGAACCATCGGGACCGCCCTTTGAAGACGTTTTGACGGGAGTGGACGGGAAAGCTCGTGCCTGGGGGTTGACGGATTTTCCTCTTACGTATGATCCACCGGCGACTGGGGCCAGCGACCTGAAAGTCGTGCGTGATGCGGGGCCGGACGGCCCTGGGCTCGCGACTTGCTGGAAACAGGCCGATCCGCCGCGCCAGTTGCCGAATCTGAAGGACATTCCGGTGCTGATCGTGACGTCCGAGGCTTCCTACCACGCCGCTTACGATCACTGCACCGCAAGATATCTAAGCCAAGCAGGGGTGAGGAATACCCATCTGCGTTTGACGGATGTCGGAATTCGCGGCAACGGGCACATGATGATGTTGGAAAAGAACAGCGCCGAAATCGCCGCGAAACTTCACCAGTGGATCGCAGCGAATGTGAAATGAGGTTAGCGTTTGGATCCCGCCGTCGCAAATGCTCGAATCTTCCGTAAGGCGGCCCCGACCTCCGGTGGAGGGCAGACCACCAGAGTTCGAAACGCGTCCACGGCCGGGCTTGGGCGTCGTTCGGCTTCCTGGGAAGATGGGCTCGCGACTGGACTCCGGCCGTGCACCTACTGATCCAATGAGAACCCGGACGGCAGGGCTGCCTCCAGATTGATTGGTTCTCCGCTGATGGGGTGGCGGAGGTTCAGATACTGGGCGTGCAGGAAGTAGCCTCCGTCGCCGGGGAGGCCGGGGAGGTTCTCCAGCGGCTGGCCGGTGGGACCGTACAGGGGATCACCCACCAGGGGATGGCCGATGGAGGCCAGATGGATCCTGATTTGATGGGGACGGCCCGAGTACAGGGTGACCTCAAACATCGTGGCGCTGGCGGTGCGGGCGATCACCTTGGCCAATGACTTTGACGGTTTGCCTCCTGGGTTGGCCGCCCACACGGAACCGATGCGCGGATGCGGCACGAGGCCGATGGGCGTGAGGATTTCGTAGACGTCCTGCTGTGCGGCGTTTTGAGCCAGCGCCCGGTAGATCTTCTGAACCCTGGATGTGTTCCAGTTTGCATTGAGATATGCGGCTGCTTGCGGCGTCTTTGCGAAGAGGACAATGCCGCTGGTGGCTCGGCCTAACCGGTGGACCGGGTTGGCGGTAGGGCTTTGCTTCTGCACCAGGCGCAGCAGGGTGTTTTCCATGAAGCCGCCGCCGGGCAGGGTAGGCAGCCCGCTGGGCTTGTTGACGGCCAACAGGTAGGGGTCTTCCCACAGGACTTCGAAGTGGCAGGGGGCGTCCGGTTCGATCCAGGGTGGACGATTCCAGACCAGGGTTTGGCCCGCCGCGAGCGATTCGCTGCCGAGGGCCGTGACTCCGTTGAGGGTGACTTCGCCGTTGTTCAGCCTCTGCTGCCAGGCTTGCGCAGTGGAGTGGGGGTAGAGGCTGGCCAGGTGCAGGAGCAGCATTTGCCCATGGTGTTTGCTGCCGATGATTGTGGTGCACGGATAGCCCTGGTTGAGCATCTAATTCGAGTGTAAGGGATGGCCTCCACACCGGCGCACACTCAGGCAGCCGGGTGCGCTACTTCTTGAATCCGGCCTCCGTGCCTGACCGCTGGATCGCTGCCTCGTCGATCGTGCCGGGCTTCCAATCCCGGGCCATTTGCACATCCGCGGCCACCTCTTCCGTCAGCTTCGGGATGTCCACCCAACCGCTGCGGTTATAGAGCACCGGTTGAACATACTGCCGGGTATAGGCGGCCGAGTAGTGCTTCCAATGCTCCAGGGCAGCGGTGAGGTGTTGCGCCGCAGCCGCCTGCCTCGCGGCCTCGCCTGTCTTGTCGAACACAGCCAGTTCGCACGCGCCGTTGATCTTCTCGGCGTAGTACAGGCCCAGGTGCGCCATGGCTTCCATGTCGTCGAGCGTGGCTGCGTACTCTTTTCCGTTGCCGATGGCAGCCACTCCGCCACGTCTCAACCGCGGCAGGGCCAGCAGCGCCTGAGTGGCATTCTTCGCCAGGGTGGAAGCGATTTCCAGCGGTGTCACTCCGCCGGGCATCTTCCGGGACAGCAGGCCGTTCCTCCACTCGATGATGTTCAGGACGCCCGCGCCTGGCATGGTGCCGCCTTCGATGAAGTGGCGGACGTTGTAGTAGCCGGCCTTCCTTCGGCTCGCCTCGGGAAACCACTTCAGGTCGATGTCGCCCCAGAAGAACCTGGTGATGTACGGAAATGTCTTCGATGCATTTGCCCAGGCCTCTGTCAGCGTGGCCACATCGGCTCCAGGGAAACGGGCGGCGATGAGCCGGGAGAAGGTGGCCTCCGGCAAATCCGGCTCGAAGGCGAGACGGCCCCACATCGCGAAGGAGAGCCACTGTTTGTGCATCACGGTCTGGCGGGGCGACGACGCGTCTTTGCTCAGGAAGTCCCGGCCCCAGATGTAGCCGTCCGGGCCCATGTAGAAGCCCGCGATCTTGTCGGGTCCGGGCATCGCCTTGATGAAGGCGCGCGCGTAGTCGAGGTCGGCCCAGCGGAAGCTGTAAATGTCGTCATTGCGGACGGTGAGCCAGCTTCGCAGTTGGGGCGAGAGCAACGGCAGCAACGGATCGATCATCGTGGGCCGGGGCACTGAGTACATGTGCGCAATGGCGTACTTGAAGCTCAGGTCCAGGGTGCACGGCAGTTCTTTGAACGTCTCCTGAATCTCGGTCAGCCCCGTCATGTGGAAGCGGTGGATCAAACGGAATTTGCGTTGAGGGTTGTCCTTCAGCGCGTCGCGAATTCCTTCGCCGTAAGTCGTCCAGAGCCATTGCTCCTTGCTCATGCCTCCGATGCTCATGGGCATGCTCTCGCCGGCTGTGATGCCGATGCCGGCGAGCAACGGATAAGTCCTGATCGTCTCGCGGACGCTGGCACGGAAATACTCGATTGTGCGCGGAGCGCCCTTGTCGGAGGTGATGCCATCTTTGCCCTCGGCCCCATGGAGGAAGATATTCCAGGTGAAGAAGTACACGTCGATGCCCCGGTCCCTGGCCAGTTGCATTACCTCGCGCCAGAACCGGATCTTCTCCTGAATGGACAGCTTCTTCACTACCTCGTGCTTCGCCAGCATCTCCGGCCGCACAAAGTCATTCCCTGCGTTATCGAACTTCTCGTCCAGTTTGGCAGTGGTGCGCCAGACATCATCCAGCGCCACATGGGGAAATTCGGGGACCTTTACGAGACTGGGGAAGGGGTGGAGGTTCCAGAGCGAGATGACGTTGTAGCGGTGGCGCGCCATGTCGTCGAAGAACTCGCGCCAGAACTCGATGCTCCACATCTCGGGGATGTTCGCCTGCGCCGCGTCGGAGGGGTCTGAATAACTGGGTGTCCGCACATCCAGGGGGATGTTGAACTTGATGCCGCGCTGGGCGATGTGGGGCTTGTGGCTGGAGTCCTTCATCATGTCGAGCGTCGAGGTATGAATCGCCTCTGCGACATCGAGCCCTCCGTACATTGCTCCGGCCGGGTCGGCGCCGCGTACGTGGATCGTGGCCCTTCCATCTTGACGCCGCACCTGTATCTCGTAGCTTTGAGCCTCGGCGCCGGCAGCCACGGCGAGCGTGATCACCGTTGTTCCGGCCGGCGCGGGGGCACCAGCGGCGGCGACGGGGACCCCGCGCTCGGCCGCCGTGCGGCGGATCTCCGCCTCAGCGAACCGGCCGGGACCACCCGCTGCCGGGTCGACCTTGATCGAGATACCGGGCGCGGCCCACACCGTGCCCGCCAGAGCGCACAGCAGTACACAGAAGCCGGTGACATGCTTCGTCCGGAGCGGATGGATCAACAAGGATCGGTTCATAGTTCTGCCGTTCGCCTTCGGAGGGTGATGCGAGGGCGCTGGCCCTCTGCGATAGATTCTCTCTCAAAGGCGGGCAGCGGAGTGCCGGGGATGCAGCCCGAGGTTCAGGGCTTGGCGGCGGGTGTCAGGTGATGCAGTTGGAGGCCGAGGGCCCAACGCCGCTGGAACCCCTTCCAATACGTCTGGCCGTCCTTACCCGTGCCTTGATTGTAGGCAGCGCCTGGCCGTTCGCCGCGGGCCAGAGGCCAGGCTCCATCGTTGGACCGGACCACCGGCACATCGAGGTAAGCGCGGCGGCTTTCGTCACCCTTCAACTGGAGATCCAGGAACGCGGTGATGAAGTGTTGATTGATGGCGGCGATGCGATCCTTGCGCCAGACCGGCTCGTCGAAGCTCTCCTGGGTGCTGAACTCGGCAAGAGCCTCGGGCGGAGGCGGATTCCCGCCCACGTTGTGCCGGGCATTCTCGTAGACCAGCATCCAACGGTCGGAGTGGACTGCCCCTTCAAAGGCCGGCTTCACTCCGGCCGCATAGTCCGAGATGTCATCCTGGTCGCCGTCGATGAATAGCGAGGGGACACGAATGCCAGCCAGCCCGGCTTTGTCCCAGGCATTCTGCGGGGGTTGCCCGCCCCAGGGGGCAATCGCGACAATCGCTTTCAGGTTCTCGCGGTGGAGGCCCTCGAACTCAGGACTGCCGGCGAGCAACTTGTTGAAGTAGCCACCTGGTACCATTCGCGCGATGGCACTGGCTGCGCTATAACCTGCCCCGCCGCTCGCCAGGGCTCCGTACCCGCCCATCGAGTAGCCGACGATGGCGACTCGCGAGGCGTCGAGCAGGCCGTGCAGGAAGTTGTCCGACGCGCCGGCCAGCTTGGCGAGGGCCTCCACCGTGAATAACTGGTCGAGGGAGCGATTGAGCAACGTGCTCTGAAAGCCTTTCACCGCGCCAAAGACGGAATCGGTGTGATCGATCGCAGCGACGACGTACCCTTTCGACGCCAGGTTCTCAGTGAGGTAGCTGAGGAATGTTCGGGACCCCGGGTACCCATGGGAGACGACCACCAGCGGAAAAGCCTGACCCTGCTCGGCAGGAGCGTCCCGCAAGGCTTTGCCCGCGATTTCGAAGGTCTTCGGCGTGCCGGCCGGGGCATTGCCGGGCAGGGCGCTTTGATAAGAAGTCTGCTCCTGTTGGCCGGCCGGGATGGTGGCCGGGTACCAGATCTCCACCGTGAGGGGGCGGTCGTAGGTGGGCGCCTTGCCTGACTCCCTGTCAAACTTGAGGATATCCACCTGTCCGGAGTGGACCAGTTCCAGCGTCCGCACGCCGACGGAGTGTGCGCCCCTCCGGGCCAGTTCCGGTGCATCTGCCCCGGGCACGCTGAAGTAGCGCGGGGCAGCGGATTGGGCATAACTCAGCGCGCAGATCGAGAGCGTCGTGGCGAGAAAGCGGCTGTAGCGGTGGAAGACCATGCAATCATTCTGTGACGAGGGCCGCCTTATCGCAAACACGGCGCACCCGCAAGAAGCACGTTGGATACAATCCGCTGTATGCTTGGCCCCCTGCTCCGCCGGAGAGACCTGCTGGCCGGCGCGCTGTTCGCCGCCTCCGGCAAGCTCGCGATCCGCAAGCTCACGACGAGAAAACACTCCATCCAGAACCGCGACTACCTGTTTCTCGAAATGGAAACCGATGCGGGTATCACCGGGTTGGGTGAGGGCTCGATCTCGGGTCGAGTTGAGATTGTCGAGAAGGCGATCGAATGGTTCACGCCTTTCCTCACGGGCAAGGACCCCGCCGGGATCGAGGATCATTGGAACCGGAACTACTACGAATTCTCGCGTTACCGTGACGGCTCCGTTCTGATGACGGCGCTGGCGGCTGTCGACATCGCCCTGTGGGACATCGCCGGCAAACGCCTGGGGGAGCCGGTCTGGCGGCTGCTGGGATCATCGAGTCCCAAACCCATGCGCGTCTATTACAGCCATTGGAGCCAGGGGTTGGAGCCACGCACTCCGGAGCGCCTGGCGGAACTGGCGGCCCAAACGCGCGCGGCCGGGTGGACGTGTCTCAAGTGGGTCTTGCCCAAGGGTGGGACGGAAGCGGAGCGCTTGCGCCGCCTGGTGGCGGAAGTGGAAGCGGTTAGAAAGGGCGGGGGCCCGGATCTCGAGATCGGGCTGGAGATGTGGGAGACGTTTACGGTGCGTTCCGCAATCGACTTCGCGAACGCGGTGGGTCCGTTTCGTCCCTTGTTCATCGAAGAGCCAACCTGGCGCGAGATGCCGCAGGCGCTGGGCGAGATTGCGGCGAAGAGTCCGGTGGCGCTGGCGGGCGGGGAAGGGCTTGTGTCCCGCTACGAGTTCAAGCACTTGCTGGATGCCAAGGGTGCGAGGATCCTGCAGCCGGACGTGATCCACTGCGGCGGGATCACGGAGATCCGCAAGATCGCCTCGCTGGGTGAAGTTTATGGCGCGGAGATGGCGCCGCACATGTACTACGGCCCTATCGCGCATGTGGCCTCCCTGCAATCGATGGCGGGTGTGCGCAGCTTCCTGATGCAGGAGTGGGACGCCGGTATGGAGTCCACGTTCAGCGGCATCACGCGCGGGACATTTCCAGTTGCCAGGAATGGCCAGGTGACGCTGCCGGACAAGCCCGGCCTGGGGCTGGAGATGGATTGGGCGGAACTCGACCGGCGATTCCCTTATCGAAGTCAGAGCCTGCGCCCACCTGGCGGACGGTAGGCCTGCAAAGAGGGTGTTGATCGTCCTTCGCTTGGGTGAGGGGCCGCGGTGTGCCGGCACGTCCAGTTCCGCCAGGTTTCTGGAGGGGATGTTGAAGGGGAGCGGGGCGTGCCGCGGCTGATGGCGGACGGAGAGGACTCGAGGATCGGTGGCGCTTCGGGGGCCCGTCGCCGACGGCCTGCGGGAATGAATGCGAGAGTTAGAGGCGCGGACACACGAAGGGTGTGGTGGCCACGGCCCGGGGGGCCTCCTCGTGGGGGAGGGAAGAGGTGTGGTTTTCAAAGAGCAGTGCCCTGGGGCGCCGATCGCGGGGTGTGACCGGATGCCGAGTCCGCCGGCGGCTTCGTTTCGTCAAGGCGTGGCGACGTTGCGTGGATGCGGTGTTCAGCGCTTGGAAACGTTGTAGAACTGGGCCGGCAACCCGCCTTCAGAGGCCAGGCCGGCTTCGTTTCGTGGAACGCGGATCGGCTGGAGCTCGGCCAGCGGATCCTGGTTGTCCGGATGGTTTGTATCGATGCCGGTAGTGAGGTGTTCGAGGGCCCGGCGCGGGGCGCCGTAGCCGTCGTAGAAGAAGAGTTCCTCGGTGTTTTTGGTCAGGCGGGTGATTTCGGCCAGGGGGACGTGTTCGCGGATGCCCTGGACGACGTGGGGGTGCTGCTGGCCCAGGGCGGCGCGCTCGGTTTGGAGTCTGCTGAGTTCCCGGATGGCGCGGTAGAGGCCGCGTTCGAGATCGCGACGGTAACGGGCGTAGCGTTCGAGCTGGCCGTCGTGGGTGTTGGTTTCGGCCAATGGGTCCGTTTCGCCTAGGATGATGCACTCGAAGGATTCGATGCGGCGCAGGTTCCAGGTGTGGGTGAGGATGCGATGGAAGATTTCCTCTTCCAGGCTGGTTGCGGGGCGGGTGTCGAGGCGGAGGGCGGCTTCGAGGGCTGTGAACGCGGCGCGATCTTCGGGCGTGATTGTGAGGTGCTGGGCGGTGAAGCCGTGGCGGCGGGCGTTCTGGGATGAGCGGGCCTTGCCGACGGGGGACACGGGTCCGGTGGATCGTTTCGCATTCGCCTGATTGGCGTTGATCTGAGCTGCGGTCGCCATAACTAAAATCTCCTTGTAAACGAAAATGGCCGGCGTGGGTGCCGGCGCGATTCCAGGGTAAGGGGGGTGTCAAGGGGAAAGGGGCTGATTTCGAGAGGTGGGTGTTGCAAAGAAAGAGAAAAAAGAGTTTCAGGCCTGGTGACTGAAGAATCCTTAATGAGGGAAGTGGGGGAGAAGTGGGGGAGGTGAGTGGGTTTTCGCGGCTGAGGGGGGGGCAGGAAGATCGGGACTCGCCGCGGAGCACGGCTGGTGCCCTGGCGAGAATATTGGGGATGGGTGCCCATACCAACTGGGTTTCTCCTCCTCCTGGCTGATTGCAGACAGCTAAGTACTGTTTGTGGGATATGGCACAGGACCAGGCTGCTTAGGCTGGCGGGGGCCTCCGCTGCGGGCTCGGTGTCTGGCGAAGCGGCGGAATTGCAGAGAGGAACCGGCGGATTGCGGTGAGTTCCATGGTGATTCGCCAAAAATGGCGACTGAGTTGTAGTGTCTCGTGGTGCGTCGGGACAGG encodes the following:
- a CDS encoding alpha/beta hydrolase, with translation MKLRLTLVLAGLVSSLIPALAADPAQKQSIAQREFFYIGGRYRGAGAGEVMTGQMYVEVLRPVKIRRRYPLVLIHGAGQTATNWMGTPDGRAGWADYFLSEGYVVYMVDQPARGRSAWHSSTNPMLTAMSPAMVAQRFTAPEVNGNWPQAKKHTQWPGSGPGKGQKGDPIFDAFYATQVEYVASNAETEPMMQAASTALLDRIGPAVILTHSQAGLFGWPLADARPKLVKGIVAVEPSGPPFEDVLTGVDGKARAWGLTDFPLTYDPPATGASDLKVVRDAGPDGPGLATCWKQADPPRQLPNLKDIPVLIVTSEASYHAAYDHCTARYLSQAGVRNTHLRLTDVGIRGNGHMMMLEKNSAEIAAKLHQWIAANVK
- a CDS encoding RluA family pseudouridine synthase, translated to MLNQGYPCTTIIGSKHHGQMLLLHLASLYPHSTAQAWQQRLNNGEVTLNGVTALGSESLAAGQTLVWNRPPWIEPDAPCHFEVLWEDPYLLAVNKPSGLPTLPGGGFMENTLLRLVQKQSPTANPVHRLGRATSGIVLFAKTPQAAAYLNANWNTSRVQKIYRALAQNAAQQDVYEILTPIGLVPHPRIGSVWAANPGGKPSKSLAKVIARTASATMFEVTLYSGRPHQIRIHLASIGHPLVGDPLYGPTGQPLENLPGLPGDGGYFLHAQYLNLRHPISGEPINLEAALPSGFSLDQ
- a CDS encoding carbohydrate-binding family 6 protein, yielding MNRSLLIHPLRTKHVTGFCVLLCALAGTVWAAPGISIKVDPAAGGPGRFAEAEIRRTAAERGVPVAAAGAPAPAGTTVITLAVAAGAEAQSYEIQVRRQDGRATIHVRGADPAGAMYGGLDVAEAIHTSTLDMMKDSSHKPHIAQRGIKFNIPLDVRTPSYSDPSDAAQANIPEMWSIEFWREFFDDMARHRYNVISLWNLHPFPSLVKVPEFPHVALDDVWRTTAKLDEKFDNAGNDFVRPEMLAKHEVVKKLSIQEKIRFWREVMQLARDRGIDVYFFTWNIFLHGAEGKDGITSDKGAPRTIEYFRASVRETIRTYPLLAGIGITAGESMPMSIGGMSKEQWLWTTYGEGIRDALKDNPQRKFRLIHRFHMTGLTEIQETFKELPCTLDLSFKYAIAHMYSVPRPTMIDPLLPLLSPQLRSWLTVRNDDIYSFRWADLDYARAFIKAMPGPDKIAGFYMGPDGYIWGRDFLSKDASSPRQTVMHKQWLSFAMWGRLAFEPDLPEATFSRLIAARFPGADVATLTEAWANASKTFPYITRFFWGDIDLKWFPEASRRKAGYYNVRHFIEGGTMPGAGVLNIIEWRNGLLSRKMPGGVTPLEIASTLAKNATQALLALPRLRRGGVAAIGNGKEYAATLDDMEAMAHLGLYYAEKINGACELAVFDKTGEAARQAAAAQHLTAALEHWKHYSAAYTRQYVQPVLYNRSGWVDIPKLTEEVAADVQMARDWKPGTIDEAAIQRSGTEAGFKK
- a CDS encoding alpha/beta hydrolase family protein, producing the protein MVFHRYSRFLATTLSICALSYAQSAAPRYFSVPGADAPELARRGAHSVGVRTLELVHSGQVDILKFDRESGKAPTYDRPLTVEIWYPATIPAGQQEQTSYQSALPGNAPAGTPKTFEIAGKALRDAPAEQGQAFPLVVVSHGYPGSRTFLSYLTENLASKGYVVAAIDHTDSVFGAVKGFQSTLLNRSLDQLFTVEALAKLAGASDNFLHGLLDASRVAIVGYSMGGYGALASGGAGYSAASAIARMVPGGYFNKLLAGSPEFEGLHRENLKAIVAIAPWGGQPPQNAWDKAGLAGIRVPSLFIDGDQDDISDYAAGVKPAFEGAVHSDRWMLVYENARHNVGGNPPPPEALAEFSTQESFDEPVWRKDRIAAINQHFITAFLDLQLKGDESRRAYLDVPVVRSNDGAWPLARGERPGAAYNQGTGKDGQTYWKGFQRRWALGLQLHHLTPAAKP
- a CDS encoding mandelate racemase/muconate lactonizing enzyme family protein; amino-acid sequence: MLGPLLRRRDLLAGALFAASGKLAIRKLTTRKHSIQNRDYLFLEMETDAGITGLGEGSISGRVEIVEKAIEWFTPFLTGKDPAGIEDHWNRNYYEFSRYRDGSVLMTALAAVDIALWDIAGKRLGEPVWRLLGSSSPKPMRVYYSHWSQGLEPRTPERLAELAAQTRAAGWTCLKWVLPKGGTEAERLRRLVAEVEAVRKGGGPDLEIGLEMWETFTVRSAIDFANAVGPFRPLFIEEPTWREMPQALGEIAAKSPVALAGGEGLVSRYEFKHLLDAKGARILQPDVIHCGGITEIRKIASLGEVYGAEMAPHMYYGPIAHVASLQSMAGVRSFLMQEWDAGMESTFSGITRGTFPVARNGQVTLPDKPGLGLEMDWAELDRRFPYRSQSLRPPGGR